Proteins from a genomic interval of Brienomyrus brachyistius isolate T26 unplaced genomic scaffold, BBRACH_0.4 scaffold34, whole genome shotgun sequence:
- the LOC125721595 gene encoding uncharacterized protein LOC125721595 isoform X1, translating to MAQRERIERADRWTNTQHWEAWNLWDEVINWGEGVEEFSPVTLPTVQAGGVKGGLGGSTDLGKGGESVGKDGLLASTSISSQSLQSNYGLSSEDWEIYKTCYLNKKKKVRKDRTSRGEGEVRGQSSEEYVEVPEWGTFEGKASRVVMEGTEAGISMMDMLNGGEENVCEVGVNVEEVKGGGGKSTGNAVEYVVSQVGRTWLEPIQEEDLEEDEERDEELQEAEDTDAATVDSWQCMAAYVARIWLQTLQEDGPEENEEADVVFQQAEDADATTLVRFQCMVASEDRSQLLTIPEEGPEEEDETEVMKTDKTKEDADAAEKIYSEEEVSFHVNAEDLSEDATEKSHKKKKKKMKWCFFCCPLPFRRSSKRQ from the exons atggcgcagag agagcgaattgagagagctgatcgatggaccaacacccaacactgggaagcctggaacctgtgggatgaagtgatcaactggggagaaggtgtggaggagttctcaccagtgacactccccactgtccaggctgggggggttaaggggggattgggggggtctaccgatttgggtaagggaggggagagtgtgggaaaggatggactgctagccagcactagtatttcatctcaaagtcttcagagtaattacggcctttcatctgaagactgggaaatttataaaacttgctaccttaacaaaaaaaagaaagtcaggaaggaccggacaagccggggggagggtgaggtaagggggcagagtagtgaggaatatgtggaggtaccagagtggggaacatttgaggggaaggcctccagggttgtgatggaggggacagaggctggtattagtatgatggatatgctaaatggaggtgaggagaatgtatgtgaggtgggagtgaatgtggaggaggttaagggaggaggagggaaaagtacagggaatgctgtggaatatgtggtgtcacaagtaggcagaacttggctagaacccatccaggaggaagaccttgaggaagatgaagaaagagatgaggagcttcaggaagcagaagacactgatgctgccacagtggacagttggcagtgcatggcggcatatgtagccagaatatggctgcagactttacaggaagatggacctgaggaaaatgaagaagctgatgtggtattccagcaggcagaagatgctgatgctaccacactggtcaggtttcagtgtatggtggcatctgaagacagatcacagctactgactataccagaagaaggacctgaggaagaggacgagactgaagtgatgaagacagataaaacaaaagaagatgctgatgctgccgagaagatctacagtgaagaagaagtatcattccatgtgaatgccgaagatctttctgaagatgctactgagaagagccacaagaagaagaagaagaagatgaagtggtgcttcttctgctgtcccctgcccttcagaagaagtagcaagaggcagtaa
- the LOC125721595 gene encoding uncharacterized protein LOC125721595 isoform X2, whose product MAQRERIERADRWTNTQHWEAWNLWDEVINWGEGVEEFSPVTLPTVQAGGVKGGLGGSTDLGKGGESVGKDGLLASTSISSQSLQSNYGLSSEDWEIYKTCYLNKKKKVRKDRTSRGEGEVRGQSSEEYVEVPEWGTFEGKASRVVMEGTEAGISMMDMLNGGEENVCEVGVNVEEVKGGGGKSTGNAVEYVVSQVGRTWLEPIQEEDLEEDEERDEELQEAEDTDAATVDSWQCMAAYVARIWLQTLQEDGPEENEEADVVFQQAEDADATTLVRFQCMVASEDRSQLLTIPEEGPEEEDETEVMKTDKTKEDADAAEKIYSEEEVSFHVNAEDLSEDATEKSHKKKKKKMKWCFFCCPLPFRRSSKRQ is encoded by the coding sequence agagcgaattgagagagctgatcgatggaccaacacccaacactgggaagcctggaacctgtgggatgaagtgatcaactggggagaaggtgtggaggagttctcaccagtgacactccccactgtccaggctgggggggttaaggggggattgggggggtctaccgatttgggtaagggaggggagagtgtgggaaaggatggactgctagccagcactagtatttcatctcaaagtcttcagagtaattacggcctttcatctgaagactgggaaatttataaaacttgctaccttaacaaaaaaaagaaagtcaggaaggaccggacaagccggggggagggtgaggtaagggggcagagtagtgaggaatatgtggaggtaccagagtggggaacatttgaggggaaggcctccagggttgtgatggaggggacagaggctggtattagtatgatggatatgctaaatggaggtgaggagaatgtatgtgaggtgggagtgaatgtggaggaggttaagggaggaggagggaaaagtacagggaatgctgtggaatatgtggtgtcacaagtaggcagaacttggctagaacccatccaggaggaagaccttgaggaagatgaagaaagagatgaggagcttcaggaagcagaagacactgatgctgccacagtggacagttggcagtgcatggcggcatatgtagccagaatatggctgcagactttacaggaagatggacctgaggaaaatgaagaagctgatgtggtattccagcaggcagaagatgctgatgctaccacactggtcaggtttcagtgtatggtggcatctgaagacagatcacagctactgactataccagaagaaggacctgaggaagaggacgagactgaagtgatgaagacagataaaacaaaagaagatgctgatgctgccgagaagatctacagtgaagaagaagtatcattccatgtgaatgccgaagatctttctgaagatgctactgagaagagccacaagaagaagaagaagaagatgaagtggtgcttcttctgctgtcccctgcccttcagaagaagtagcaagaggcagtaa